From the Desulfovibrio sp. JC010 genome, one window contains:
- the groL gene encoding chaperonin GroEL (60 kDa chaperone family; promotes refolding of misfolded polypeptides especially under stressful conditions; forms two stacked rings of heptamers to form a barrel-shaped 14mer; ends can be capped by GroES; misfolded proteins enter the barrel where they are refolded when GroES binds): MAKTIEFDVTARDRLKKGVDTLAEAVKVTLGPKGRNVVIEKSWGAPTITKDGVTVAKEIDLEDKFENMGAQMVKEVASKTNDIAGDGTTTATVLAQSIFAEGVKLVAAGRNPMSIKRGIDSAVEAIVEELGKLAKPTRDKAEIAQVGTISANSDSAIGEILAEAMDKVGKEGVITVEEAKSMKTELDVVEGMQFDRGYLSPYFATDTDKMVCEFEDPMILLVEKKVSNMKDLLPILEQVLKMSRPLLIVAEDVDGEALATLVVNRLRANLNVCAIKAPGFGDRRKEMLKDIATLTGATVVSEDIGLSLDAMTVEGLGTAKRVRIDKENTVIVDGAGNIEDIKGRVKQIEAQIADSSSSYDQEKLQERLAKMVGGVAVIKVGAATEVEMKEKKARVEDALNATRAAVEEGIVAGGGTALVRCSAVLDGLKAGNDDELAGINIIRRAAQQPLRMIAGNAGFEGSVVVEKVAAGKDGFGFNAGTGEYEDLIKAGVIDPKKVTRIALQNSASVSSLLLTTECAITDAEEDEE; this comes from the coding sequence ATGGCAAAAACTATTGAATTTGACGTAACTGCACGTGACCGTCTCAAAAAAGGCGTGGACACTCTCGCAGAAGCTGTAAAAGTTACCCTCGGTCCCAAAGGCCGTAACGTTGTTATCGAAAAATCCTGGGGCGCACCCACCATCACCAAAGACGGTGTGACCGTTGCCAAGGAAATCGACCTTGAAGACAAGTTCGAAAACATGGGCGCACAGATGGTTAAGGAAGTTGCTTCCAAAACCAACGACATCGCAGGTGACGGTACCACCACCGCTACCGTTCTGGCCCAGTCCATCTTCGCAGAAGGCGTTAAGCTCGTTGCTGCCGGCCGTAACCCCATGTCCATCAAGCGCGGCATCGATTCCGCTGTTGAAGCTATTGTTGAAGAGCTCGGCAAACTTGCCAAGCCCACCCGCGACAAAGCTGAAATCGCGCAGGTCGGTACCATCTCCGCAAACAGCGATTCCGCCATCGGTGAAATCCTTGCCGAAGCCATGGATAAAGTAGGTAAAGAAGGCGTTATCACTGTTGAGGAAGCCAAGTCCATGAAGACTGAGCTGGACGTCGTTGAAGGCATGCAGTTCGACCGCGGCTACCTCTCCCCCTACTTCGCAACCGACACCGACAAAATGGTTTGCGAATTCGAAGATCCCATGATTCTTCTGGTGGAAAAGAAAGTTTCCAACATGAAAGATCTGCTCCCCATCCTTGAGCAGGTTCTGAAAATGTCCCGTCCCCTGCTCATCGTGGCAGAAGACGTGGACGGCGAAGCACTGGCTACCCTCGTGGTAAACAGACTGCGCGCCAACCTCAACGTTTGCGCTATCAAGGCTCCCGGTTTCGGCGACCGCCGCAAGGAAATGCTCAAAGACATCGCAACCCTCACCGGTGCGACTGTTGTTTCCGAAGACATCGGCCTCTCCCTCGACGCCATGACCGTTGAAGGGCTCGGAACCGCTAAACGCGTACGCATCGACAAGGAAAACACCGTAATCGTAGACGGCGCAGGCAACATTGAAGACATCAAGGGCCGCGTTAAGCAGATCGAAGCTCAGATCGCTGATTCTTCCTCTTCCTACGATCAGGAAAAACTTCAGGAACGCCTCGCCAAGATGGTCGGCGGTGTTGCAGTAATCAAAGTAGGTGCTGCTACTGAAGTTGAAATGAAAGAAAAGAAAGCCCGCGTGGAAGATGCACTCAACGCTACCCGCGCAGCTGTAGAAGAAGGCATCGTAGCCGGTGGCGGTACCGCTCTCGTACGCTGCTCCGCAGTCCTCGACGGCCTCAAAGCAGGCAACGACGACGAACTGGCCGGCATCAACATCATCCGCCGTGCTGCACAGCAGCCCCTGCGCATGATCGCCGGCAACGCAGGTTTCGAAGGTTCCGTTGTTGTAGAAAAAGTTGCCGCAGGCAAAGACGGTTTCGGCTTCAACGCAGGAACCGGCGAATACGAAGACCTCATCAAGGCCGGTGTTATCGACCCCAAAAAGGTTACCCGCATTGCTCTCCAGAACTCCGCTTCCGTGTCCAGCCTGCTGCTGACCACTGAATGCGCCATCACTGACGCAGAAGAAGACGAAGAATAG
- a CDS encoding polyprenyl synthetase family protein yields MIELLAYFEKELPLINDFLDKETAKLEGLVKDVARHVLLAPGKRIRPVLTILSARGLGYGKDDIYPLAGSLELLHAATLLHDDILDDADLRRGVEASHLVFGTTETILAGDVLLALANRIGADYGKPRISSVLASGIMATVEGEILEIAHISEPLMDRDTYMDIIIGKTARLIETSCRLGAILASDDREKEDALGNFGLNMGIAFQLVDDALDYESPADDTGKPEGGDLREGKITLPLILYLEMLQEKEAEQLLAEIKNRTLSDEKREHVLAEIRKHGLGSRTRTYAAEYVEKAKSCLAPLPESEEKQVLKQAADFVLTRKK; encoded by the coding sequence ATGATTGAGTTATTAGCCTATTTTGAAAAGGAACTGCCTCTGATTAACGATTTCCTTGATAAGGAAACCGCTAAGCTTGAGGGATTGGTTAAAGATGTTGCAAGACATGTTCTGCTTGCTCCGGGCAAGAGAATCCGTCCTGTGCTGACCATTCTTTCCGCCCGCGGACTGGGGTATGGAAAAGATGATATCTACCCTCTGGCCGGTTCTCTGGAGCTGCTTCATGCCGCTACCCTGCTGCACGATGATATTTTAGATGATGCAGACCTGCGTCGTGGTGTGGAAGCTTCCCATCTGGTTTTCGGCACCACCGAAACTATTCTGGCAGGGGATGTTCTGCTCGCACTGGCTAACAGAATAGGGGCGGATTACGGCAAGCCGCGTATCAGTTCCGTACTCGCTTCCGGCATTATGGCGACCGTTGAAGGTGAAATTCTCGAGATCGCCCATATTTCCGAGCCGTTGATGGATCGTGATACCTACATGGATATCATCATCGGCAAGACCGCTCGTTTGATCGAGACCTCCTGCAGGCTGGGAGCCATCCTCGCTTCGGATGACCGCGAGAAAGAAGATGCGCTGGGCAATTTCGGCCTGAACATGGGTATTGCCTTCCAGCTTGTTGACGACGCACTTGATTATGAATCCCCGGCGGATGATACCGGAAAACCCGAAGGCGGAGATCTCAGGGAAGGTAAAATCACTTTACCTTTGATTCTTTATCTTGAGATGTTACAAGAAAAAGAGGCGGAGCAGTTACTTGCTGAAATCAAGAACCGGACTCTGTCGGATGAAAAGCGCGAACATGTGTTAGCGGAGATCAGGAAGCACGGACTGGGCTCCCGCACCAGGACCTACGCTGCTGAATATGTGGAGAAAGCCAAATCGTGTTTGGCTCCGCTACCCGAAAGTGAAGAAAAGCAGGTGCTGAAACAGGCCGCTGATTTTGTGCTGACCCGTAAAAAGTAG
- a CDS encoding HDOD domain-containing protein, producing the protein MSLEDILESPRLMMKLSFPPVMLQLMQEASKPEPDFAVLGKIISMDPALSTTILNLVNSPFYGLSQEITDFKRAAVVLGTRELLNLAVTITYQKHICTNLQNDSYKIYNDWMLTVWGAISAQLIASRICPEQADQVYLCCLLKDISLLFLRCAAPGELPDDISKDSVTRSYSGQAETENDIWGMNHGGLSQLLLTRWKMDHLNCPALQHHHALDEIDTFDLPTQAVILATRWAEMELGNDSAPFNVLQFEVQLQRSLDMDEEAIEAFREVCRTKFQSMLKILGMADGEEDAHFYNHSIKNLQSSYFLSLELLTAEGGVDSIARTIGRHLKLSWDIVGWELALKSPHTDKYKLYRVAEGEGLNMVAADCPLDEIPWQKRGAAEDIVSRNMLLGRFRFDSKSLSAEDLKSLKLYFRFIGQAYEHYCAKQHLIEDRAETLETLPLGVASLDIQGDLIDMNEEMVRLLGGASISGSKNFNELFKLGLGAGLGASWDTFLSDDSRSSFSKIICASLRTGGMPRDACLYVSAYKQDRGEEHLISLVMEDIREISESQIQALKQRDFLEGLVDSMRDVVLTVDKRGHITYASSRFSKIFLGRNIFEIASPVETYTGRWGSDMFDREKTVVEVLLKRTDTAGRPFEFVISKLAGPGEKSLIVARDLTAIRRLEDKLKRQAVFDGLTDLFNHTQFNTLLAREINRSRRTGRPVGLLFFDLDGFKAVNDTEGHQVGDDVLKSVGEILRNELRSGMDFPCRYGGDEFGVIVTEVRAEALEKIGNRIRLRVEKKFSGKVTISGGLTVLKEGDTSAAMLNRADKATYEAKDLGGNVLVWAK; encoded by the coding sequence ATGAGTCTGGAAGATATTCTTGAATCACCGCGCTTGATGATGAAACTCAGCTTTCCTCCGGTCATGCTCCAGCTCATGCAGGAGGCCAGCAAGCCGGAACCTGATTTTGCAGTGCTCGGCAAGATCATCAGCATGGACCCGGCTCTTTCCACCACAATTCTTAATCTTGTCAATTCCCCTTTTTACGGCCTGTCGCAGGAAATTACCGATTTTAAACGGGCCGCAGTGGTTCTCGGCACCCGTGAGCTTCTGAATCTGGCGGTGACCATCACCTACCAGAAGCATATCTGCACCAATCTGCAGAATGACAGTTATAAGATTTACAATGATTGGATGCTGACTGTCTGGGGAGCGATTTCCGCACAGCTTATTGCCTCCCGTATATGCCCTGAACAGGCGGATCAGGTTTATCTCTGCTGCCTGCTTAAAGATATTTCCCTGCTGTTCCTGCGTTGTGCCGCCCCCGGTGAGTTGCCGGATGATATTTCAAAAGATTCGGTCACCCGGTCCTATTCAGGGCAGGCGGAAACTGAAAATGACATCTGGGGTATGAATCACGGCGGACTGAGTCAGCTGCTGCTTACCCGCTGGAAGATGGACCATCTTAATTGCCCGGCCCTGCAGCATCACCACGCCCTTGATGAAATCGATACTTTTGATCTGCCGACTCAGGCCGTTATTCTGGCTACCAGATGGGCTGAAATGGAATTGGGTAACGATTCCGCTCCCTTTAATGTTTTGCAGTTTGAAGTGCAGTTGCAGCGTTCCCTTGATATGGATGAAGAAGCCATTGAGGCTTTTCGTGAGGTCTGCCGGACCAAGTTTCAGTCCATGCTCAAGATACTCGGTATGGCCGACGGGGAAGAGGATGCTCATTTTTACAATCATTCTATCAAAAATCTTCAGTCCAGCTATTTTCTGAGCCTTGAGCTACTTACTGCCGAGGGCGGAGTGGATTCCATTGCCCGGACCATCGGCAGGCACCTGAAACTCAGCTGGGATATTGTCGGTTGGGAGCTGGCTCTTAAGTCTCCGCACACGGATAAGTATAAATTATACCGGGTTGCTGAGGGTGAGGGACTGAACATGGTCGCCGCAGATTGTCCGCTGGATGAAATCCCATGGCAGAAACGCGGAGCAGCGGAGGATATCGTCAGCAGGAATATGCTTCTGGGCAGGTTCCGGTTTGATTCCAAGAGCCTCAGTGCTGAAGATCTGAAGAGCTTGAAACTTTATTTCCGTTTTATCGGTCAGGCTTATGAGCACTATTGTGCAAAGCAGCACCTCATTGAAGACCGGGCCGAGACCCTCGAAACCCTTCCGCTTGGCGTAGCCAGTTTGGATATACAGGGCGATCTGATTGATATGAACGAGGAAATGGTCCGGCTGCTGGGCGGGGCTTCAATCTCCGGCAGTAAAAATTTCAATGAACTTTTTAAGCTAGGGCTGGGGGCCGGACTGGGGGCCAGCTGGGATACATTCCTCAGCGATGACTCAAGAAGTTCATTCAGCAAAATCATCTGCGCCAGCCTGCGCACCGGGGGCATGCCGCGAGATGCCTGCCTTTATGTTTCGGCCTACAAACAGGACCGGGGCGAGGAACATCTGATTTCTCTGGTCATGGAGGATATCCGGGAAATTTCCGAAAGCCAGATTCAGGCCCTCAAGCAACGCGATTTTCTTGAAGGGCTGGTAGATTCCATGCGTGACGTGGTGCTCACTGTGGATAAACGGGGACATATAACTTACGCATCGTCCCGTTTTTCCAAGATTTTTCTGGGGCGCAATATTTTTGAAATTGCCAGCCCCGTTGAAACATATACCGGTCGCTGGGGATCGGATATGTTTGATAGGGAAAAGACTGTTGTGGAAGTTCTATTAAAAAGAACTGATACAGCAGGGCGTCCTTTTGAATTCGTCATCAGCAAACTGGCCGGGCCGGGTGAGAAGAGTCTGATTGTCGCCCGTGATCTTACCGCCATCCGCAGGCTTGAAGATAAGCTTAAGCGGCAGGCGGTGTTTGACGGATTGACCGATCTTTTCAACCACACTCAGTTTAACACCCTGCTTGCCCGAGAGATCAACCGCAGCAGACGCACCGGGCGTCCTGTGGGGCTGCTTTTCTTTGATCTGGACGGCTTCAAGGCTGTTAATGATACTGAAGGCCATCAGGTCGGCGATGATGTTCTTAAGAGTGTGGGCGAGATTCTGCGTAATGAACTGCGTTCCGGTATGGATTTTCCCTGCCGTTACGGCGGGGATGAATTCGGGGTCATTGTTACTGAAGTCCGGGCTGAGGCTCTGGAGAAAATCGGGAACAGGATCAGGCTCCGGGTGGAGAAGAAATTTTCTGGTAAAGTCACTATCAGCGGCGGGCTAACCGTGCTCAAGGAAGGGGATACTTCCGCAGCCATGTTGAACCGCGCTGATAAAGCTACATATGAAGCCAAGGATTTGGGCGGAAATGTACTGGTCTGGGCCAAATAG
- a CDS encoding phosphoribosylformylglycinamidine synthase subunit PurS translates to MLWRVEVALKDHVRDVHGHKVSNKIKEELGLEAGEVRTIKVYTVEGLEKDEIEKVLELGVLHDPVLHTPSLEPLAKDFAWNLEVGFRPGVTDNEGRTAKESVILVTEPADVEAVKVYTSTQYLFAEDLGLEQVSHIAKDLLANELIQRYEIRSADEWIKSPGFEAKAARVTGKASDEVQIIDLAAMSDDEMMAFSRENTLALSLEEFHGIRSYYADPEVVKQREEMGLTARPTDAELEALAQTWSEHCKHKIFSSKISYENKETGVSSTVDSLYKTCIMNTTKEIRAEKGDDDFCLSVFKDNAGVIKFNDKLNVCVKMETHNSPSALDPYGGALTGIVGVNRDPMGTGLGANLLCNTDVFCFASPFHEGELPPRLLHPRRVFEGVREGVEHGGNKSGIPTVNGSIVFDERYLGKPLVYCGTVGTMPVESAGRLSHEKQAMPGDIIVMTGGRIGKDGIHGATFSSEELHEGSPATAVQIGDPITQRKMYDCLMRARDMGLYNAITDNGAGGLSSSVGEMAEDCGGCDLDLAKAPLKYDGLKPWEILVSEAQERMTLAVPPEKLDEFMALADEMDVEATALGTYTDSGLYNIRYGEKPVACLRMDFLHDGVPQMKLKAVWERPEIEFSGEPEVADHTELLKDMLGRLNICSKEYVIRQYDHEVQGRSVVKPLVGEQEDGPADAGVLRPDFDDDKGLVVSHGICPKFSDLDTYWMMANAVDEAIRNAVAVGGDITHMAGIDNFCWCDPVQSESTPDGHYKLAQLVRANQALSHFCRAFGVPCISGKDSMKNDYKGGGVKISIPPTVLFSAVGIVPDINMCVTSDFKRAGEFIYVLGLTRDEMGGSEIASQLNFVHDKVPHVEALTAKARYITLNQAMRQGLVSSCHDLSDGGLGVALAEMSLGGRIGCEVDLRSVPTEYGMSTLSTLYSESASRFAVTVAPENAGKFEDLFAGQICQRIGMTMGGNSFGLMEGSEGIIRCKTEDLATAFKETLNW, encoded by the coding sequence ATGCTCTGGCGTGTCGAGGTCGCACTTAAAGACCATGTCCGTGATGTCCACGGACACAAAGTTTCCAATAAAATCAAGGAAGAACTCGGTCTTGAGGCCGGTGAAGTCCGGACCATCAAAGTATATACTGTAGAGGGTCTTGAAAAAGACGAAATCGAAAAGGTTCTGGAACTGGGAGTGCTGCACGATCCGGTTCTGCATACCCCTTCGCTGGAACCGCTGGCAAAGGATTTTGCATGGAATCTTGAAGTGGGCTTCCGTCCCGGTGTTACCGATAACGAAGGCCGCACCGCCAAGGAATCAGTTATTCTGGTTACTGAACCTGCCGACGTTGAAGCGGTGAAGGTTTACACCTCCACCCAGTATCTTTTTGCCGAAGATCTCGGTCTGGAGCAGGTCAGCCATATTGCCAAGGACCTGCTGGCCAACGAACTCATCCAGCGTTACGAAATCCGCTCGGCAGACGAGTGGATCAAGTCTCCCGGATTTGAAGCCAAGGCCGCCCGGGTTACCGGCAAGGCCAGCGATGAAGTTCAGATTATCGATCTCGCAGCCATGTCCGATGACGAAATGATGGCCTTCAGCCGCGAGAACACCCTTGCCCTGAGTCTTGAAGAATTCCACGGTATCCGCAGTTATTATGCTGATCCCGAAGTGGTTAAGCAGCGTGAGGAAATGGGACTCACCGCCCGGCCCACCGATGCTGAACTGGAAGCTCTGGCCCAGACCTGGTCCGAGCACTGCAAGCATAAAATTTTCAGCTCCAAAATCTCATACGAAAACAAGGAAACCGGGGTTTCCTCCACTGTAGACAGCCTCTACAAAACCTGCATCATGAACACCACCAAGGAAATCCGCGCTGAAAAAGGCGATGATGATTTCTGTCTCTCCGTGTTCAAGGATAACGCAGGCGTTATTAAATTCAACGACAAGCTCAACGTCTGCGTGAAGATGGAGACTCATAACAGTCCTTCCGCTCTTGATCCCTATGGCGGAGCATTGACAGGGATTGTCGGTGTCAACCGTGACCCCATGGGTACCGGACTGGGCGCGAACCTGCTTTGCAACACCGATGTTTTCTGCTTTGCTTCTCCCTTCCATGAAGGCGAGCTGCCCCCGCGCCTGCTGCATCCCCGCCGCGTTTTCGAAGGCGTGCGCGAAGGTGTGGAGCACGGCGGTAACAAATCCGGTATCCCCACTGTAAACGGCTCCATTGTTTTTGATGAAAGATATCTCGGTAAGCCTCTGGTTTACTGCGGTACCGTGGGAACCATGCCCGTTGAATCCGCCGGTCGCCTCAGCCACGAAAAGCAGGCCATGCCCGGTGACATTATCGTCATGACCGGGGGCCGTATCGGTAAGGACGGCATCCACGGAGCAACCTTTTCTTCCGAGGAACTTCACGAAGGTTCCCCGGCAACTGCGGTGCAGATCGGCGACCCCATCACCCAGCGTAAGATGTACGACTGCCTGATGCGTGCCCGCGACATGGGCCTGTACAACGCCATCACCGATAACGGTGCGGGCGGCCTGTCCTCTTCCGTTGGTGAAATGGCTGAAGACTGCGGCGGTTGTGATCTCGACCTCGCCAAGGCCCCGCTCAAGTATGACGGTCTCAAGCCTTGGGAAATCCTTGTTTCCGAAGCACAGGAACGCATGACTCTCGCAGTTCCGCCGGAAAAGCTGGACGAGTTTATGGCTCTGGCCGATGAAATGGACGTGGAAGCAACCGCGCTTGGTACCTACACCGACAGCGGCCTCTACAACATCCGTTACGGCGAAAAGCCCGTGGCCTGTCTGCGCATGGACTTCCTGCACGACGGCGTACCCCAGATGAAGCTCAAGGCGGTCTGGGAGCGTCCTGAAATCGAATTCAGCGGAGAACCCGAAGTTGCTGATCACACCGAGCTGCTTAAGGATATGCTCGGACGTCTGAATATCTGCAGCAAGGAATACGTCATCCGCCAGTACGACCATGAAGTGCAGGGCCGCAGTGTGGTCAAGCCGCTGGTGGGTGAGCAGGAAGACGGTCCCGCTGATGCCGGCGTGCTCCGCCCGGACTTTGATGATGACAAAGGTCTGGTCGTTTCCCACGGTATCTGCCCCAAATTCTCCGATCTCGATACCTACTGGATGATGGCCAACGCAGTTGACGAAGCCATCCGTAACGCGGTTGCCGTTGGTGGTGACATCACCCATATGGCCGGTATCGACAACTTCTGCTGGTGCGACCCGGTCCAGTCCGAATCCACCCCGGACGGACACTACAAGCTGGCCCAGCTGGTTCGCGCCAACCAGGCCCTGTCCCATTTCTGCCGTGCTTTCGGAGTGCCCTGCATTTCCGGTAAGGACTCTATGAAGAACGACTACAAGGGCGGCGGCGTAAAAATCTCCATTCCGCCGACAGTTCTGTTCTCCGCAGTGGGTATTGTTCCGGACATCAACATGTGCGTGACCTCCGACTTCAAGAGGGCCGGAGAATTCATCTACGTGCTCGGTCTGACCCGTGACGAAATGGGCGGCTCTGAAATCGCTTCCCAGCTCAACTTCGTCCACGACAAAGTTCCCCATGTTGAAGCCCTCACAGCCAAGGCCCGTTACATCACTCTTAATCAGGCTATGCGTCAGGGCTTGGTCAGCTCCTGCCACGACCTTTCCGACGGCGGTCTGGGTGTGGCTCTTGCCGAGATGTCGCTGGGCGGCCGCATCGGTTGTGAAGTGGATCTGCGCTCCGTACCCACCGAGTATGGCATGTCCACCCTGTCCACACTTTACAGCGAATCAGCATCCCGTTTCGCAGTAACCGTGGCTCCTGAGAATGCTGGCAAGTTCGAAGATCTCTTCGCAGGTCAGATTTGCCAGCGCATCGGTATGACCATGGGCGGCAACTCCTTCGGCCTCATGGAAGGCTCTGAAGGCATCATCCGTTGCAAGACCGAAGACCTCGCTACCGCTTTTAAGGAAACCCTGAACTGGTAG
- a CDS encoding glycosyltransferase: MKGSNVRVDLHVHSKYSTRPSQWILQKLGCPESFTEPLKIYDRAMARSMNMVTITDHNTIKGSLEIAHLDNAFISEEITTYFPEDGCKLHVLAYDITEEHHREFQKVRENVFDLVPYLREQSIVHVLAHPLFAVNERLTPEHFEQALLLFNTLELNGTRDEMQNEALRTIVNNLTPEKIDRLANKHNIEPYGKTPWVKGLTGGSDDHSGINIARVYTEFVDVNTPQEMLKAVSEGRGMVQGKAATPHTMAHNLYGIAYQFYKSHFDCTKLQRSVECFRYIDNVLDPGDKESPSILDKLQNFIYRQRSKSYFKTSDSVQAALLREANRIVESDERARNISCGFKYSPEELEDEWFRFVGNATDKVLSGLGDKIINSALGANLFDVFHTIGAAGSLYTLLAPYFVSYGLFASEREFARDCLTTFGHKDPLEGETKIAHFTDTFSDVNGVALTLQHQLDVARKHDKKLTVITCGSDGGSTDQVVNFTPAGEFELPEYPELSFKYPPFLRVLSHCLENNYTLLHLATPGPVGLAGLAVARLLKLPVHGTYHTAFPQYVRAFTDDTGLEDISWKFMIWFYNQMDTVFVPSEATGDELAEKGVKPYKIKVYPRGVDTSRFTPEKRNGFYNNRFKVKESIKLLYVGRVSKEKNLDILTDAFRTVSSMRPELHLVVVGDGPYLEEMKARLEGCPVTFTGYLDGDELSSCYASSDVFVFPSATDTFGNVVLEAQASGLPVIVTDCGGPCENLIEDTTGLIVEAGNSDALTRAIVRLADHPELLQYMKKSARTYTEKRSFDAEFLKTWTLYEDLSKRDAIQH; encoded by the coding sequence ATGAAAGGTTCTAATGTGAGGGTGGACCTGCATGTACACTCTAAATATTCAACCCGTCCGTCCCAGTGGATTCTGCAGAAGCTGGGCTGCCCGGAGAGCTTTACCGAACCGTTGAAAATTTATGACCGGGCCATGGCGCGGTCCATGAACATGGTCACCATTACCGATCACAACACCATCAAAGGCAGTCTGGAAATTGCCCACCTTGATAACGCGTTCATCAGTGAAGAGATCACCACATATTTCCCTGAAGACGGCTGCAAGCTGCACGTGCTGGCCTATGATATTACCGAAGAACACCACCGCGAATTTCAGAAGGTGCGTGAGAATGTTTTTGATCTTGTTCCTTACCTGCGTGAACAGTCCATTGTTCACGTGCTGGCCCATCCGCTATTCGCAGTTAATGAAAGGTTGACCCCGGAGCATTTTGAGCAGGCTTTGCTCCTCTTCAACACCCTTGAGCTCAACGGCACCCGCGATGAAATGCAGAACGAAGCCCTGCGGACCATCGTGAATAACCTCACTCCTGAAAAAATCGACCGTCTCGCCAATAAACATAATATTGAACCTTACGGAAAAACCCCTTGGGTCAAGGGACTCACCGGAGGGTCGGATGACCATTCCGGCATCAACATCGCACGTGTTTACACCGAATTTGTGGATGTTAACACTCCGCAGGAGATGCTTAAGGCGGTCAGCGAAGGCAGGGGCATGGTTCAGGGTAAAGCAGCCACCCCGCACACCATGGCTCACAACCTCTACGGCATTGCCTACCAGTTTTACAAATCCCATTTCGATTGTACAAAGCTGCAACGCTCGGTTGAGTGTTTCCGTTATATAGATAACGTGCTTGATCCCGGCGACAAGGAAAGTCCCTCCATCCTTGATAAGCTGCAGAATTTTATCTACCGCCAGCGTTCCAAAAGCTATTTCAAGACCTCAGATTCCGTGCAGGCCGCGCTGCTGCGTGAAGCCAACCGCATTGTTGAAAGTGATGAGCGGGCCCGCAACATAAGCTGCGGATTTAAATACAGCCCGGAAGAACTGGAAGATGAATGGTTCCGTTTTGTAGGTAATGCCACAGACAAGGTCCTTTCCGGTCTCGGTGATAAGATTATCAACAGTGCGCTGGGCGCGAATCTTTTTGATGTCTTTCATACCATCGGTGCGGCAGGTTCCCTGTACACCCTGCTGGCTCCGTACTTTGTTTCCTACGGCCTCTTTGCCAGTGAACGGGAATTCGCCCGGGACTGCCTCACAACCTTCGGGCACAAGGACCCGTTGGAAGGGGAGACCAAAATTGCCCATTTCACCGATACCTTCAGCGATGTGAACGGTGTGGCCCTGACCCTGCAGCATCAGCTGGATGTGGCCCGCAAGCATGACAAGAAACTTACTGTCATAACCTGCGGCTCCGATGGAGGTTCTACTGATCAGGTGGTAAATTTCACCCCGGCAGGGGAGTTTGAACTTCCTGAGTATCCGGAACTTTCTTTTAAATATCCGCCTTTCCTGCGGGTTCTGTCCCACTGCCTTGAAAACAATTACACCCTGCTGCATCTGGCTACTCCCGGTCCGGTAGGGCTGGCCGGGCTGGCCGTGGCAAGGCTGCTCAAGCTTCCGGTACACGGCACTTACCACACAGCCTTCCCGCAGTATGTGCGGGCCTTTACCGATGATACCGGGCTGGAAGACATATCCTGGAAATTCATGATCTGGTTCTACAACCAGATGGATACGGTCTTCGTTCCTTCCGAAGCCACCGGAGACGAGTTGGCCGAGAAGGGCGTCAAGCCATACAAGATCAAGGTTTATCCACGTGGAGTGGACACCAGCCGCTTCACCCCTGAAAAGCGCAACGGTTTTTACAACAACCGTTTCAAGGTCAAGGAAAGTATCAAGCTGCTCTACGTGGGGCGTGTTTCCAAAGAAAAGAATCTCGACATACTCACCGATGCTTTCAGGACTGTCTCATCCATGCGCCCGGAATTACACCTCGTGGTGGTCGGTGACGGCCCATATCTTGAGGAAATGAAAGCAAGACTGGAAGGCTGCCCGGTAACTTTCACCGGATATCTGGACGGCGACGAGCTTTCCTCCTGCTACGCCAGCTCTGATGTCTTCGTCTTCCCCTCCGCAACAGACACTTTCGGCAACGTGGTCTTAGAAGCGCAGGCTTCCGGTCTCCCGGTCATCGTCACCGACTGCGGCGGCCCTTGCGAGAATCTCATCGAAGATACCACCGGGCTGATTGTGGAAGCCGGAAATTCCGATGCCTTAACAAGGGCCATCGTCCGCTTGGCCGATCATCCTGAACTTCTGCAGTACATGAAAAAGAGCGCGCGTACTTACACTGAGAAACGCTCCTTTGATGCGGAGTTTTTGAAGACTTGGACTTTGTATGAAGATTTGTCCAAGCGGGATGCTATTCAGCATTAA